In Gadus chalcogrammus isolate NIFS_2021 chromosome 11, NIFS_Gcha_1.0, whole genome shotgun sequence, a single window of DNA contains:
- the adra1aa gene encoding adrenoceptor alpha 1Aa, which translates to MTSEPPGHNCSNCSSRWPGPGFNAVKAVSLGLVLGGIILFGVVGNILVILSVACHRQLRTVTNYFIVNLAVADLLLSSTVLPFSAILEILDRWVFGRVFCTVWAAVDVLCCTASIMSLCVISVDRYVGVSYPLRYPAIVTEKRAFLAVVALWALSVVISIGPLFGWKEAAPEDETVCKITEEPAYAVFSAVGSFYLPLAVILAMYFRVYVVAHRESRGLREGHKTEWSDSECVTLRIHKGNAAAAAVTEEDDALRSRTHFALRLLKFTRQKKAAKTLGIVVGCFVLCWMPFFLVLPMGAMFPKYRPSDTAFKVTFWLGYFNSCINPIIYPCSNLEFRKAFQSLLGIRCLRAPPNKPPLRLSPLQGQRHAHPLDLHLDERRDPSRLSPLSPAGLSRTPSSRDGREWRASSGPGALGRGPVESGGAKVAKLCRKSFRTSCCCVMVGGPPPEPRPPPLGKELPTIKIHQMSLSDGEPV; encoded by the exons ATGACCTCGGAGCCTCCCGGTCACAACTGCTCCAACTGCAGCAGCCGGTGGCCGGGGCCGGGGTTCAACGCGGTGAAGGCCGTGAGCCTGGGTCTGGTGCTGGGTGGCATCATCCTGTTTGGCGTGGTGGGCAACATCCTGGTCATCCTGTCGGTGGCCTGCCACCGGCAGCTCCGGACGGTCACCAACTACTTCATCGTGAACCTGGCGGTGGCCGACCTGCTGCTGAGCTCCACCGTGCTGCCCTTCTCCGCCATTCTGGAGATCCTGGACCGCTGGGTGTTTGGCCGGGTCTTCTGCACCGTGTGGGCGGCGGTGGACGTGCTGTGCTGCACCGCCTCCATCATGAGCCTGTGCGTGATCTCCGTTGACCGCTACGTGGGCGTCAGCTACCCGCTGCGCTACCCGGCCATCGTGACGGAGAAGCGGGCGTTCCTGGCGGTGGTGGCCCTCTGGGCGCTCTCCGTGGTCATCTCCATCGGCCCGCTGTTCGGCTGGAAGGAGGCGGCGCCGGAGGACGAGACGGTGTGCAAGATCACCGAGGAGCCCGCCTACGCCGTGTTCTCGGCCGTGGGCTCCTTCTACCTGCCGCTGGCCGTCATCCTGGCCATGTACTTCCGGGTGTACGTGGTGGCCCACCGGGAGAGCCGGGGCCTCAGGGAGGGCCACAAGACGGAGTGGTCCGACTCGGAGTGCGTGACGCTGCGCATCCATAAGGgaaacgccgccgccgccgcggtgaCGGAGGAGGACGACGCCCTACGGAGCCGCACGCACTTTGCCCTCCGCCTGCTCAAGTTCACGCGTCAGAAGAAGGCGGCCAAGACCCTGGGCATCGTGGTGGGCTGCTTCGTGCTCTGCTGGATGCCCTTCTTCCTCGTGCTGCCCATGG GTGCCATGTTCCCCAAGTACCGACCGTCGGACACCGCCTTCAAGGTCACCTTCTGGCTGGGCTACTTCAACAGCTGCATCAACCCCATCATCTACCCCTGCTCCAACCTGGAGTTCAGGAAGGCCTTCCAGAGCCTGCTGGGCATCCGCTGCCTGCGGGCCCCGCCCAACAAGCCCCCGCTCCGCCTGAGTCCGCTGCAGGGCCAGCGCCACGCCCACCCGCTCGACCTCCACCTGGACGAGAGGCGGGACCCCTCGCGCCTCAGCCCCCTGTCCCCCGCGGGCCTGTCCCGCACGCCTTCCTCCAGGGACGGTCGCGAGTGGAGGGCCTCGTCCGGGCCGGGGGCCCTCGGGCGGGGCCCGGTGGAGAGTGGCGGGGCCAAGGTGGCCAAACTGTGCCGGAAGAGCTTCCGGACCAGCTGCTGCTGCGTCATGGTGGGTGGGCCCCCCCCGGagccccggcccccccctcTGGGCAAAGAGCTTCCCACCATTAAGATCCACCAAATGTCTCTGAGTGATGGAGAGCCGGTCTGA